The following coding sequences are from one Kosakonia sp. H02 window:
- a CDS encoding spore coat U domain-containing protein, whose protein sequence is MILAQPAALAVTTQTFTVGATITPGCAVVSGSGGVLGTLNFGTHSGVESGQASTSFVPNASLSLGCTPGVVLSMSVNGGQNYSTVRNMQRSGGTERVPYRIYSNSTLAANTEIGVNQAVSVATTNSNTISLAIFGAAQLTGFSPAGMYTDQLTVTLSW, encoded by the coding sequence ATGATACTGGCGCAACCGGCGGCGCTCGCGGTGACGACACAAACCTTCACCGTGGGCGCAACCATCACGCCAGGCTGCGCCGTGGTCAGCGGCAGCGGCGGGGTGCTCGGCACGCTCAATTTCGGCACCCATTCGGGAGTGGAAAGCGGGCAGGCGAGCACGTCGTTTGTGCCCAACGCGTCACTCTCTCTCGGCTGCACACCTGGCGTTGTGCTCAGCATGAGCGTGAACGGCGGGCAGAACTACTCCACTGTGCGCAATATGCAGCGCAGCGGCGGTACAGAGCGGGTGCCCTATCGTATTTACAGCAACAGTACGCTGGCGGCGAATACCGAAATCGGTGTTAACCAGGCGGTCTCTGTTGCCACCACCAATAGCAATACTATTTCGCTCGCCATTTTTGGCGCAGCGCAACTCACCGGCTTTAGCCCGGCGGGAATGTATACCGATCAACTGACCGTGACATTGTCATGGTAA